A genomic stretch from Xenopus laevis strain J_2021 chromosome 6S, Xenopus_laevis_v10.1, whole genome shotgun sequence includes:
- the sirt6.S gene encoding sirtuin 6 S homeolog → MSVNYAAGLSPYADKGRCGLPEQFDSPDELRQKVEELAEMIRESSYVVFHTGAGISTSCGIPDFRGPNGVWTLEEKGLDPKFDTTFETACPSPTHMALLKLQRVGILKFLVSQNVDGLHVRSGFPREQLAELHGNMFVEECSKCAKQYVRDQVVGTMGLKPTGRFCDVPKVRGLRACRGKLKDTILDWEDSLPDRDLNLADEACRKADLSITLGTSLQIRPSGNLPLLTKRKGGKLVIVNLQPTKHDKHADLRIHGYVDEVMIQLMELLGHKIPVWTGIHTKTEPTYENHKEEDNSYHNSVLDANLDQKREGCKEESNLELKKAKVEPACV, encoded by the coding sequence ATGTCGGTGAACTATGCGGCCGGTTTGTCTCCGTATGCCGATAAAGGTCGCTGCGGGCTCCCGGAGCAATTTGATTCCCCGGACGAATTGCGTCAGAAAGTAGAGGAACTAGCTGAAATGATACGTGAATCCTCCTACGTTGTCTTTCACACGGGAGCCGGGATCAGTACTTCCTGCGGAATCCCAGACTTCAGGGGGCCTAATGGAGTGTGGACTCTGGAGGAGAAAGGGCTGGACCCAAAGTTTGACACCACCTTTGAAACCGCATGTCCTTCCCCTACTCACATGGCGCTGCTGAAGCTGCAGAGGGTTGGGATCCTGAAGTTTCTGGTTAGTCAAAATGTAGATGGTCTGCACGTAAGATCCGGCTTCCCCCGGGAGCAGCTGGCGGAACTGCATGGGAACATGTTCGTGGAGGAATGTAGCAAATGTGCTAAACAGTATGTGCGGGATCAAGTGGTGGGAACCATGGGGCTCAAACCTACCGGCAGGTTTTGTGATGTGCCAAAGGTGCGAGGCCTGCGAGCTTGCAGGGGGAAACTGAAAGACACCATCCTGGATTGGGAAGACTCCCTGCCTGACAGAGACCTAAACCTGGCTGATGAAGCCTGCAGGAAAGCAGACCTGTCCATTACTTTGGGGACCTCACTCCAGATCCGACCCAGTGGGAACCTTCCGCTCCTCACCAAGCGCAAGGGAGGGAAACTAGTCATTGTAAACCTTCAGCCCACCAAGCATGACAAACATGCGGATTTGAGAATACATGGTTATGTGGATGAGGTGATGATACAGCTCATGGAGCTTCTGGGTCACAAGATACCAGTTTGGACTGGGATACATACTAAAACAGAGCCAACTTATGAGAACCATAAGGAGGAAGATAACTCCTACCATAATTCAGTGCTGGATGCTAACCTGGACCAAAAGAGGGAAGGGTGCAAGGAAGAATCTAATCTTGAGCTAAAGAAGGCAAAAGTTGAACCAGCATGTGTATGA